The following are encoded in a window of Fretibacter rubidus genomic DNA:
- a CDS encoding flagellar biosynthetic protein FliQ produces MGTDQAVYLLSQMVWNALIVAAPILLATLFVGLLISIFQVTTQLQEITLSYVPKILVTAFLLIGLGPWMIGRIGSFATSLYQIIPGLS; encoded by the coding sequence GTGGGAACAGATCAAGCGGTATATCTGCTTAGTCAGATGGTTTGGAACGCGCTTATTGTTGCAGCGCCCATATTACTCGCAACGCTCTTTGTAGGCCTCTTGATTAGTATCTTTCAAGTCACCACACAACTTCAAGAGATAACCCTGAGTTATGTCCCAAAAATACTCGTCACAGCATTTTTATTAATTGGCCTGGGGCCTTGGATGATTGGACGTATTGGTAGTTTTGCAACGTCGTTATATCAAATCATACCCGGGTTAAGTTGA
- a CDS encoding polymorphic toxin-type HINT domain-containing protein, translating to MVAVFTGLGAGFERSSAAQIGTAGLLGGGVQGRGGDVISVNAATGNLLINRQDDFLVGKGRDVGISRTYNSLGALDENGDHWRQSTDRRVRSHSGSINAAGSTINRISADGSEVTYTYKTISGVAAYWATDGAGAHDKITYASSKWTWTDGNSGAREVYFGTGTYIREAYDRDNNKVTFTYSGSKLSKVTTADGGYLKYTWSGNNITSIETYANGGSVKTHTRTRYAYDSSNRLIKVTTDLTPENSSVSDGKIYATNYSYHGSTKRIASVTQTDGSRVDFAYDSSGRITHITQKPGNGEPDRQTRLTYASNNAYTNIYDPSGTRAILYHDANEQLTRSRIYAPANGIDHSNYFTYDSSGNVTSVKDAQGKTTTYQYDARGNVTKVIDQAGRHTNNIYDANNNLTRVQSERSDATASNVWGYDRFVYDGEGHLRYSISAQGSVTEYRYDSAGNLTYEIQYPENGYSTSSAIPTLSQMDAWRNGRDRNESQLTRHLYDAKGNRTRTINYGDTNASGGATTAEGYADLRYTYDSGGRLLTSKSTRDIGSIYTYDGLGRMVTSRDVNGGTTSIVFNDAATKTIVTTAGGAVTTSTYNKAGNLISTTSSGSFDVTGTSTHKYDKDGRLRVSTDETGLKTYFIYDEAGNNTAIVDHAGFVQEFRYDKNGRQIAAARYTNYKATAARTAMLATLDNPNNTLQAKDVRRDINQATNHHSYDIWQWTAYDNKGQVTRTVMGDGSVTTYSYDHAGRLVQTKGYFNKLSAAQLTNLHSGTSASAYLPSANAKDAVDRTFYDRDGRVVGTLNGDGYLTRITYDKAGRKIQEDSYVNAVPTAYRTGTFNAAHGAISKSTATDLLTRYVYDGQGNLRFQINPLGRVTEYVYGSSSAAIGLVRQTINYAQGLSTQSNYKYTTVKAAVAALGSASSNRSGYAVYNTKNQMVYSIDSTGSVTRFNYDNRGNVTKTTQYANTRTTSSVPTEGQMNSWAAGNAANARISRNYYTAGNVLRFSVDAEGYVKRFDYDAAGRMTREIRWTGKVTPTDSWSTSTINSTNKGGWVDTKYSYDHQGRLSSVYDANGTRNYKGYYANGEVAWDIRAYGQGRDESRVLFVNDAAGRLKHKFEYNVGTSGSRNQTNYAYDGLGNLTQVVDTRNVHAYATANQTTNFTHDKRGNVLTQTNAEGGVSSFTYNGFGQVKTSTDPNGNTTTNSYNRAGELTRTTDALGYHTDFTYTAFGEQRTVKRNGATTTFAYDKLGQVTRVTDALGKYEAYSYTAFGQRASVRNKLGGYTHNTYDKRGQMTQSRVIANVYNSTGGLVASEIINKYEYDSRGNQTKAIEAFGRTEARTTTYVYDNADQLIQKKGDAVSIYTSGADSSASTVTPTEYFTYDRRGNLIESKDANGARTLYYYDSMDRVTHQISPEGTLVRNFYDANSNLMETRVYGTKVSLPTNALGTPPAGSGAYRRTTFVYDKLNRMTDSYVHDVQTAKFGTSLSITAATNDLRTQYQYDANGNVTKVIDPNGGQTVSTYDALGRKTRQVDAGGYVVDWTYNADGNVTRELKHDGTGGADNRITDFFYDLNGRRTGETRYHVKVFNGSTGETTVHSNISYTYNALGQVTRKTEATGEYIDYAYDNQGRMNYETRSAYDDYRDGTTLVSPKVQYLYNGLNDVSRVYKYGTTGTVASDSHYVYAKGGRLTSVTDGNGFVRTYRYDAKGQMVREEYARVTNGATQIEGIGYDFDKEGRVTAQGAVVKSGSTWSRGGAALDTVNTRYNAFGDVSERGINGKYAEKMAYDNAGRLWRTNSGDGAYKYFMYDNNGNQSLVMTSNGRNIDNKTIAQVLAVWGVSSNGANANRINTDYESDMAAVITKYDARNLAIEVREPEREHHNAAGTKLRADFVTKRGYNAFGEVISETDANNKTINYTYNTMGRRTKVQSPTVSITGENGVKSNVRPTEYYYYDISGRLVASKDANGNLTKQTLLAGTGYNGTQALITKTTAADGSTVTTGYDIQGNARKITDQLGRVTTNTFDKMGNLTQINHASGLIDYFSYDGLGQQYKQWNNVAVTNSYFDKITGTTIPGGPDFASTDYDAQGRIVVQRAIGGDITATSYSFSGTGVLAGNGGWLQTTTIANGKQSKVYKDVFNKAIQSHDLENRQVNYTYDKGGRLAQASGVGLDTQTYHYLNTSKLDKLVISGAVYSNYNVSRTTDYGYDKTGNLTSEKFTQTTTVQHSDDYYDDYYEAVDYDDYHGTYQQFLQENGLVPGTYTTTTHITLQNARATYDALGRIKSWSELGTAVQSGYTTKLPAASKVFEYDAQGNIRRTLSTHRTLDGQGVASTTTTTKDMWYKFDNMNRMTTADGALLGTSIVRGANGVDIAYDAAGQRAYTLKDTTTYTFPKGGTATTTTTTHRENYTYNTGGQVTQVRTTSSTTGTPGAGGTLRSSMSYDAMGRQTLQKDYEANGTTVAFQSTKIYNNKSQITNDTSITKRSDGTFKSVTTYDYGAGTSYALGAANTVTTANYKNNSHQNTSRTTNSYAYYNGAVQTRATFDGNISSSSDRINTTYYTNSKSGVLLSARVSDGRARTVTFTVDNQGQTIRRDERDYKAGGDPHEIWYRYGGTEMGYVGNNGTFNTSYSQSITDRTTTPTTGTNAGAFKHGRTTGANHADFESAYKAINSYSQGSTSGSYTVRSGDTLQSIAANIYGDSSLWYKIASANGMTGSAALIEGQSLNLPSGVVKSTHNASTFKPYAPGDVQGDLNPTTPQPQNAAKGKKCGVLGAILLVVVAVVVTLATAGAAAAIIGPAGAAAGTAGAAGSALAGAGAALTGGGLGLSGLTAVAVGAGAAAAGSIASQAVGVATGIQDKFSWKNVALAAIGGGISAGLGNIDALSTTAKGLTTADKIARGAASAAAGSAISQGIGVATGLQDKFSWASVAAAGVAGGVSAGISGAVGRFAHSIADGRTAGAIAGAIQGGAAAIASAATRSAINGTSFSDGIIAAIPDVVGQALSGYIDACFVADTLIHTPDGLKRIDEIKVGDWVYSRDEHFNNHDVHQKQVIELYRFENRTTLDVTIAFKDGAENVLRTTPEHPFAVIEGRVLQDAIEGHRQAINGETLSMVNTYDWRSAGDLSVGDRVIGINGQEGLVTALDEVDELSTVHNFAVEDHHTYYVGESGVWVHNRYKYDMPKDEYKALKETHGKEKADAMAKVYREDNILKKFGITDASRIAEIRKIRDETVANRNIDSNYRTPLIASNGKIDLSVGSKADLARALGFAGYDEGYDVVKKFYRKDQLFFEAILATDPALISAGQKLSSGTWSNDNRNFVMQDNLSIQEFNIIASVGLWKNFVGVDKFPSGDTKKGNWTGAEVQNIAGVKSASTDPVDAGLKVRQAVLSVAKSINYGSNSGTSGAERGVVFSTNAQMEIGISQIAIGSYTATAFIDFRKTNHVAFAHAHRDADQTVGPGDNLITRTIDKPNFMITRNSRKITEIGRQTYNSKANDYVIRELNSDGTARNWKNFDFTVEN from the coding sequence ATGGTTGCAGTATTTACAGGTCTGGGCGCTGGGTTTGAGCGGAGTTCTGCCGCGCAGATAGGCACGGCGGGCCTCTTGGGCGGCGGCGTGCAGGGGCGCGGCGGCGACGTTATTTCTGTAAATGCCGCGACAGGCAACCTATTGATTAACCGCCAAGACGACTTTTTAGTTGGTAAGGGTCGCGATGTTGGCATCAGCCGAACCTATAACTCTCTAGGCGCGCTGGATGAAAACGGCGATCATTGGCGTCAGAGTACAGATCGCCGGGTCCGCAGCCATTCAGGGTCGATTAATGCGGCGGGTAGCACAATCAACCGCATTTCTGCGGATGGTTCTGAGGTGACCTATACTTACAAGACCATATCTGGCGTTGCGGCTTATTGGGCGACGGACGGGGCGGGGGCGCATGATAAAATCACCTATGCATCATCAAAATGGACATGGACAGACGGCAATAGCGGCGCGCGTGAGGTTTATTTTGGCACGGGGACTTATATCCGTGAGGCCTATGACCGTGACAATAACAAGGTCACATTCACATATTCTGGTTCAAAGTTGTCAAAAGTAACAACGGCGGATGGCGGCTATCTTAAATATACGTGGTCTGGAAATAACATCACCTCGATTGAGACCTATGCTAATGGCGGGTCCGTCAAAACGCATACGCGCACGCGTTATGCGTATGATAGCTCTAACCGGCTGATTAAGGTTACAACGGACCTTACGCCTGAGAATAGCTCTGTCTCTGATGGCAAGATTTACGCGACCAATTATAGCTATCATGGGTCGACTAAGCGTATCGCGAGCGTTACGCAAACGGATGGTTCGCGCGTTGATTTTGCCTATGATAGTTCAGGGCGTATTACGCACATCACGCAAAAGCCAGGGAATGGCGAGCCGGATCGGCAGACGCGGCTGACATATGCGAGCAATAATGCTTATACAAATATTTACGATCCCTCGGGCACGCGCGCGATTTTGTACCATGACGCGAATGAACAGCTAACGCGTTCGCGCATTTATGCCCCTGCCAATGGCATTGATCACTCTAATTACTTTACATATGACAGTTCAGGTAATGTGACGTCAGTTAAGGACGCGCAGGGCAAAACCACAACTTACCAATATGATGCACGGGGTAATGTCACCAAGGTTATTGACCAAGCCGGACGTCATACAAATAACATCTATGATGCGAACAACAATCTGACGCGGGTGCAATCAGAACGTTCTGACGCAACCGCGTCAAATGTTTGGGGTTATGACCGCTTCGTTTATGACGGGGAGGGGCATCTTCGCTATAGCATCAGCGCGCAGGGCTCTGTCACGGAATACCGCTATGACTCGGCGGGTAATCTCACTTACGAGATTCAATATCCAGAGAACGGCTATAGTACAAGTTCGGCGATACCGACATTGTCGCAAATGGATGCGTGGCGGAACGGGCGCGACCGTAATGAGTCGCAATTAACGCGTCACCTCTACGATGCCAAAGGCAATCGCACGCGCACAATTAATTATGGTGATACGAATGCTAGCGGCGGGGCAACAACGGCGGAAGGTTATGCGGACTTACGCTATACTTATGATAGCGGCGGGCGTCTTTTAACGAGCAAGTCAACACGCGATATTGGGTCTATCTATACCTATGATGGCCTTGGCCGCATGGTAACGTCGCGCGACGTTAACGGCGGCACGACCAGCATTGTGTTTAATGATGCGGCGACCAAGACGATTGTGACGACGGCTGGCGGGGCTGTCACGACCTCGACATATAACAAAGCTGGCAACCTTATTAGCACGACCAGTAGCGGTTCTTTTGATGTGACGGGGACATCCACCCATAAATATGACAAGGATGGCCGGCTTCGGGTGAGCACGGATGAGACTGGGCTTAAGACCTATTTTATATATGACGAGGCAGGCAATAACACAGCGATTGTTGATCATGCAGGGTTTGTTCAAGAGTTCCGTTATGACAAAAATGGCCGCCAGATTGCGGCTGCGCGTTATACAAATTACAAGGCCACAGCTGCGCGTACCGCTATGCTGGCTACGTTGGATAATCCAAATAATACGCTGCAAGCCAAAGACGTGCGGCGCGATATCAATCAAGCGACCAATCACCATAGTTACGATATCTGGCAGTGGACAGCTTATGATAATAAAGGGCAGGTCACGCGCACGGTGATGGGCGACGGCTCTGTCACGACCTATAGCTATGATCATGCGGGTCGTCTTGTTCAGACCAAAGGCTATTTTAACAAGCTCAGCGCGGCGCAGCTTACGAATTTGCACTCGGGCACATCGGCGAGTGCTTATTTGCCATCGGCCAACGCTAAAGATGCGGTTGATCGTACGTTTTATGACCGCGACGGGCGGGTTGTAGGTACGCTCAATGGCGATGGTTACCTTACGCGCATTACCTATGACAAGGCAGGGCGTAAAATCCAAGAAGATAGCTATGTGAATGCCGTTCCTACGGCTTATCGCACGGGCACATTTAATGCCGCGCATGGTGCAATTTCCAAAAGCACCGCAACAGATCTTTTGACGCGTTATGTCTATGACGGCCAAGGAAATTTGCGCTTCCAAATTAATCCTCTAGGGCGGGTTACGGAGTATGTCTACGGTAGCAGCAGTGCCGCTATTGGTTTGGTGCGTCAAACTATCAACTATGCTCAGGGTCTTTCTACGCAATCGAATTATAAATACACGACTGTTAAGGCCGCCGTGGCGGCTTTGGGTTCGGCGAGTTCTAATCGTTCAGGTTACGCGGTCTATAATACTAAAAACCAAATGGTTTATAGTATTGACAGCACGGGTTCCGTGACTCGGTTTAATTACGATAATCGCGGTAATGTGACGAAGACCACACAATATGCGAACACGCGCACGACCTCAAGTGTACCGACTGAGGGGCAAATGAACAGCTGGGCGGCGGGGAATGCGGCTAATGCCCGCATTAGCCGCAATTACTATACGGCTGGCAATGTGCTACGCTTTAGTGTTGATGCAGAAGGCTATGTGAAGCGTTTTGACTATGATGCGGCGGGGCGCATGACGCGCGAGATCCGCTGGACGGGTAAAGTGACCCCGACCGATAGCTGGAGTACATCAACGATAAACAGCACCAATAAGGGCGGCTGGGTTGATACAAAATACAGCTATGACCATCAGGGGCGTTTGTCATCTGTTTACGACGCCAATGGGACGAGAAATTATAAGGGCTACTATGCCAATGGTGAGGTTGCGTGGGATATAAGGGCCTATGGCCAGGGCCGGGATGAGAGCCGCGTTCTTTTTGTCAATGATGCTGCGGGGCGACTTAAGCACAAGTTTGAATATAATGTAGGAACATCGGGCTCTCGTAATCAGACAAATTACGCCTATGATGGTCTGGGTAATCTAACTCAGGTCGTTGATACGCGCAATGTGCATGCTTATGCGACTGCTAATCAAACCACAAACTTCACCCATGATAAGCGCGGCAATGTCCTCACGCAGACCAATGCAGAAGGTGGGGTGAGTTCGTTCACTTATAACGGTTTTGGTCAGGTTAAAACGTCCACGGATCCGAATGGTAATACGACGACGAATAGCTATAACCGTGCGGGGGAGCTCACGCGCACCACGGATGCTTTGGGCTATCATACAGACTTTACCTATACGGCCTTTGGCGAGCAGAGAACTGTTAAGCGCAATGGGGCGACGACGACCTTTGCCTATGATAAGCTAGGGCAGGTGACCCGCGTTACAGATGCGCTTGGTAAATATGAGGCCTATAGCTATACAGCTTTTGGACAGCGGGCCTCTGTCCGCAATAAGCTCGGCGGCTATACCCATAATACTTATGACAAGCGCGGCCAGATGACCCAGAGCCGGGTTATCGCGAATGTCTACAACAGTACGGGCGGTTTGGTAGCATCTGAGATTATCAATAAATATGAGTATGACAGCCGTGGTAATCAGACAAAGGCCATTGAGGCTTTTGGGCGTACAGAAGCTCGAACCACGACTTATGTTTATGATAATGCCGATCAACTCATCCAGAAAAAAGGCGACGCGGTTAGCATCTATACATCAGGGGCTGATAGCAGCGCATCGACAGTTACGCCGACTGAGTATTTTACCTATGATCGGCGCGGCAATCTGATTGAGAGCAAAGACGCGAACGGGGCGCGCACGCTTTATTACTACGACAGTATGGACCGCGTCACGCATCAGATTAGCCCTGAGGGCACGCTGGTGCGTAATTTTTACGACGCCAATAGCAACCTTATGGAAACGCGGGTTTACGGCACAAAGGTGAGCTTGCCGACCAATGCTTTGGGCACGCCGCCAGCGGGTTCAGGCGCCTACCGCCGTACAACCTTTGTTTATGATAAACTCAACCGTATGACGGACAGCTATGTGCATGATGTGCAGACGGCTAAGTTCGGGACTAGCCTGTCGATTACGGCGGCGACTAATGATTTGCGCACGCAATATCAGTATGACGCCAATGGCAATGTAACGAAGGTTATTGATCCGAATGGTGGGCAAACGGTTAGCACTTATGATGCGCTTGGTCGCAAGACCCGTCAGGTGGATGCGGGCGGCTATGTTGTTGACTGGACGTATAATGCGGATGGCAATGTCACGCGTGAATTGAAACATGACGGCACGGGTGGGGCGGATAACCGCATTACTGATTTCTTTTATGACCTTAACGGTCGTCGTACAGGCGAGACACGCTATCATGTGAAAGTCTTTAACGGCAGCACGGGTGAGACCACGGTGCATTCTAACATCAGCTATACCTATAATGCGCTTGGTCAAGTCACGCGCAAGACGGAAGCGACGGGCGAATATATTGACTACGCTTATGATAATCAGGGGCGCATGAATTACGAGACGCGCAGTGCTTATGATGATTATCGGGATGGAACCACTCTTGTTAGTCCTAAGGTGCAATATCTCTATAACGGCCTAAATGATGTCTCGCGTGTTTATAAATATGGCACCACAGGAACGGTCGCCTCTGATTCTCATTATGTTTATGCCAAGGGTGGGCGCCTGACCTCTGTGACGGATGGTAACGGTTTTGTGCGGACGTACCGCTATGATGCCAAGGGTCAGATGGTGCGCGAAGAATATGCGCGGGTGACCAATGGGGCGACGCAGATTGAAGGCATTGGGTATGACTTTGATAAAGAGGGCCGGGTAACGGCGCAGGGCGCTGTGGTCAAATCGGGCTCTACATGGAGCCGCGGGGGGGCGGCATTGGATACGGTGAACACCAGATATAACGCCTTTGGTGATGTATCAGAGCGCGGGATTAACGGCAAATACGCTGAGAAAATGGCTTATGATAACGCTGGGCGCTTATGGCGTACCAACTCGGGTGACGGCGCTTATAAATACTTCATGTATGATAATAACGGTAACCAAAGCCTGGTTATGACGTCTAACGGACGCAATATTGATAATAAGACGATTGCGCAGGTTCTGGCCGTTTGGGGTGTGTCGTCTAATGGTGCCAATGCCAATAGGATTAACACGGATTATGAATCCGATATGGCTGCGGTCATTACTAAATATGATGCGCGTAACTTAGCGATTGAGGTGCGTGAGCCGGAGCGCGAGCATCATAATGCGGCGGGTACAAAACTGCGCGCTGATTTTGTAACTAAGCGCGGTTATAATGCTTTTGGTGAGGTGATTTCTGAGACTGATGCCAATAATAAAACGATTAATTACACCTATAATACAATGGGCCGTCGCACAAAGGTCCAGAGCCCAACCGTGTCAATCACGGGCGAGAACGGCGTTAAATCCAATGTCCGCCCCACGGAATATTACTATTATGATATCTCTGGACGTCTGGTGGCCAGTAAAGATGCCAATGGCAATCTGACCAAGCAAACCTTGCTGGCGGGTACGGGGTATAATGGCACTCAAGCCTTGATTACAAAAACGACGGCTGCTGATGGCAGCACGGTCACAACGGGCTATGATATCCAAGGCAACGCCCGAAAGATTACCGATCAGCTTGGCCGGGTTACAACAAACACCTTCGATAAGATGGGCAATCTGACCCAAATTAATCACGCTAGCGGCCTGATTGATTACTTCTCTTATGACGGGCTTGGGCAGCAATATAAGCAGTGGAATAATGTTGCGGTCACAAACTCTTATTTTGATAAAATTACAGGCACGACGATACCTGGTGGGCCTGATTTTGCGTCCACTGATTATGACGCGCAGGGCCGCATTGTTGTCCAGCGCGCCATCGGGGGCGATATCACCGCGACCAGCTATAGCTTTAGCGGGACGGGCGTTTTGGCAGGCAATGGCGGTTGGCTCCAGACGACAACGATTGCAAATGGTAAGCAAAGCAAGGTCTATAAGGATGTCTTTAACAAGGCCATTCAAAGCCATGATCTGGAGAACCGTCAGGTTAATTATACCTATGATAAGGGCGGACGCTTAGCACAGGCTTCGGGTGTAGGTCTGGACACGCAGACTTATCATTATCTGAATACAAGCAAGCTTGATAAGCTGGTCATAAGCGGGGCCGTTTATAGTAATTATAACGTATCGCGTACGACGGATTATGGCTATGATAAAACGGGTAATTTGACATCTGAAAAGTTCACTCAAACGACGACTGTTCAACATAGTGACGACTATTATGACGATTATTATGAAGCGGTTGACTATGATGATTATCACGGAACGTATCAACAGTTCCTTCAAGAGAATGGCCTTGTTCCTGGAACCTATACGACAACAACACATATCACGCTTCAAAATGCGCGCGCGACATATGACGCGCTAGGCCGAATTAAAAGCTGGAGCGAACTTGGCACAGCGGTGCAATCTGGCTATACGACGAAACTACCGGCAGCGTCCAAAGTGTTTGAGTATGACGCACAGGGCAATATCCGCCGCACGCTTTCCACACACCGTACACTTGACGGGCAGGGCGTGGCCTCGACCACGACGACCACCAAAGATATGTGGTATAAGTTCGATAATATGAACCGCATGACCACGGCGGATGGTGCTCTGCTTGGGACGTCCATTGTGCGCGGCGCAAACGGTGTTGACATCGCCTATGACGCGGCGGGGCAACGCGCTTATACGCTCAAAGATACCACAACATACACCTTCCCAAAGGGCGGTACGGCGACCACGACAACAACCACCCACCGTGAAAACTACACCTATAATACGGGTGGGCAGGTCACGCAGGTTCGCACGACATCATCTACAACGGGCACGCCGGGCGCGGGCGGTACGCTGCGCTCATCTATGAGCTATGACGCCATGGGCCGCCAGACACTTCAAAAAGATTATGAAGCAAACGGGACAACAGTCGCGTTCCAAAGCACCAAGATTTATAACAATAAGAGCCAAATTACGAATGACACCTCCATTACCAAGCGTTCGGACGGGACCTTCAAAAGCGTTACGACCTATGATTATGGCGCAGGTACCTCTTATGCCCTAGGTGCAGCCAACACGGTAACAACGGCTAATTATAAAAATAATAGCCATCAAAACACATCGCGCACGACGAATAGCTATGCTTATTATAATGGTGCCGTGCAAACGCGGGCCACCTTTGACGGTAATATAAGCTCGTCGAGCGACCGCATTAATACGACCTATTACACAAACTCCAAAAGCGGCGTTCTGCTCTCGGCCCGCGTGAGTGACGGGCGTGCCCGCACGGTCACCTTTACGGTCGATAATCAGGGCCAAACCATCCGCCGCGACGAAAGAGACTATAAAGCCGGCGGCGATCCGCATGAAATCTGGTACCGCTACGGCGGCACAGAAATGGGCTATGTCGGTAATAACGGCACGTTCAACACAAGCTATAGTCAGTCGATAACGGACCGTACAACGACCCCCACAACAGGCACCAATGCGGGCGCGTTTAAGCATGGCCGCACAACCGGGGCCAATCACGCTGACTTTGAGAGCGCCTATAAAGCGATCAATAGCTATAGCCAAGGCAGCACGTCGGGCAGCTACACAGTGCGCAGCGGCGATACGCTACAAAGCATTGCGGCTAATATCTATGGCGATAGCAGTCTGTGGTATAAAATCGCCTCTGCAAATGGCATGACAGGCAGCGCGGCCCTCATCGAAGGGCAGTCCCTCAACCTGCCGTCCGGCGTGGTGAAATCAACGCATAATGCGTCAACGTTCAAACCCTATGCCCCAGGCGACGTCCAAGGCGACCTAAACCCCACAACACCCCAACCGCAAAACGCCGCCAAAGGCAAAAAATGCGGCGTCCTAGGCGCAATTCTGCTGGTGGTTGTGGCCGTCGTGGTGACGCTGGCCACCGCAGGGGCCGCGGCGGCAATCATAGGCCCTGCTGGCGCAGCGGCAGGTACAGCAGGAGCCGCAGGTTCTGCACTCGCGGGCGCAGGTGCAGCTCTCACTGGAGGCGGCTTAGGGTTAAGTGGCCTCACGGCCGTAGCCGTTGGAGCAGGCGCAGCCGCAGCGGGTTCAATAGCCTCACAAGCCGTTGGCGTAGCCACAGGTATCCAAGACAAGTTTAGCTGGAAAAATGTGGCTCTTGCCGCGATTGGCGGCGGGATTAGCGCAGGTCTAGGTAATATTGATGCTCTCTCTACAACCGCTAAAGGACTAACTACGGCTGATAAAATAGCGCGCGGGGCAGCCAGTGCGGCGGCTGGTAGTGCCATCAGTCAGGGTATCGGTGTTGCGACTGGTCTTCAAGATAAATTTAGCTGGGCCAGTGTTGCTGCGGCAGGCGTTGCAGGCGGAGTTAGTGCAGGTATCAGCGGTGCTGTTGGAAGGTTTGCACACAGCATTGCAGATGGAAGAACGGCTGGAGCTATAGCTGGTGCTATACAAGGCGGGGCTGCCGCTATAGCTAGTGCTGCAACACGAAGCGCGATTAATGGCACCAGTTTCAGTGATGGTATAATAGCCGCCATACCTGATGTTGTTGGGCAGGCTTTAAGTGGTTATATCGATGCCTGCTTTGTTGCAGACACACTCATACACACGCCTGATGGCCTTAAACGCATTGATGAAATCAAAGTCGGTGATTGGGTTTATTCTCGCGACGAACATTTCAACAACCATGACGTCCACCAAAAACAAGTGATTGAATTGTACCGCTTTGAAAACAGGACGACTCTGGACGTGACAATTGCATTCAAAGACGGGGCGGAAAATGTACTCCGTACAACGCCTGAACACCCTTTTGCCGTTATTGAGGGCCGTGTTTTACAAGATGCAATAGAGGGACATAGGCAGGCCATAAACGGCGAAACGCTAAGCATGGTCAACACGTACGATTGGCGCTCTGCAGGTGATCTCTCTGTCGGTGACCGTGTTATCGGTATTAACGGACAAGAAGGCCTTGTGACTGCCCTGGATGAAGTCGATGAACTTTCAACAGTCCACAACTTTGCCGTTGAAGACCACCATACCTATTATGTCGGCGAGAGTGGTGTGTGGGTGCATAATAGATACAAGTACGACATGCCAAAAGATGAATACAAGGCATTAAAAGAAACTCATGGTAAAGAAAAGGCCGACGCAATGGCTAAGGTGTACCGCGAGGATAATATTCTTAAAAAATTTGGTATTACTGATGCAAGTCGTATCGCTGAAATACGAAAAATAAGAGATGAGACTGTAGCGAATAGAAATATTGATTCGAACTATAGAACACCTTTAATTGCCTCTAACGGAAAGATTGATCTTTCGGTTGGTAGTAAAGCGGACTTAGCAAGAGCGTTGGGTTTCGCAGGCTATGACGAAGGTTATGACGTAGTCAAAAAATTCTATAGGAAGGATCAACTGTTTTTTGAAGCTATTCTTGCCACCGATCCAGCACTTATCTCTGCAGGACAAAAATTATCCTCTGGTACTTGGTCAAACGATAACAGAAATTTCGTGATGCAAGATAATCTGTCGATTCAGGAATTTAATATAATAGCTAGTGTGGGTCTTTGGAAAAATTTTGTTGGTGTTGACAAATTCCCCTCTGGTGACACTAAAAAAGGAAATTGGACCGGTGCAGAGGTTCAAAATATTGCTGGTGTAAAGAGTGCGTCGACTGATCCTGTTGATGCTGGCCTAAAGGTGCGACAGGCAGTCTTGAGCGTAGCGAAGTCCATTAATTACGGCAGTAACTCGGGAACTTCGGGTGCAGAGAGGGGAGTCGTTTTTTCTACTAACGCTCAAATGGAAATTGGTATAAGCCAGATCGCGATAGGTTCTTACACTGCTACTGCTTTTATCGATTTCAGGAAAACTAACCACGTCGCCTTCGCTCATGCGCATCGGGATGCTGATCAAACAGTTGGGCCAGGAGACAATTTAATTACACGTACAATTGATAAGCCAAACTTTATGATAACCAGAAACAGCAGAAAAATTACTGAAATTGGACGGCAGACTTATAATTCAAAAGCAAATGATTATGTTATTAGGGAATTGAATTCAGATGGGACTGCAAGAAATTGGAAGAATTTTGACTTCACAGTCGAGAACTAA